In Streptomyces longhuiensis, the following proteins share a genomic window:
- a CDS encoding TetR/AcrR family transcriptional regulator — MSRSEPTPSPRRQELLEAAYAYALRSGLGELSLRPLAEEIHSSPRVLLYLFGSKDGLIRALLARARADELAHMQQVAESRDESVGLQPIARELWRWLSDEAHRGLLTLWVESYARSLIEPDGPWAGFARDTVSDWLALLASGQAAALRDTEAARTQRTVVLAVLRGAMLDLLATGETARTTAAVHHQLTALG, encoded by the coding sequence GTGAGCCGATCCGAACCAACCCCCTCCCCGCGCCGGCAGGAACTGCTGGAAGCGGCGTACGCCTATGCCCTGCGCAGCGGCCTGGGCGAGCTGTCCCTGCGTCCGCTGGCCGAAGAGATCCACTCCAGCCCGCGCGTACTGCTCTACCTGTTCGGCAGCAAGGACGGCCTGATCCGCGCCCTGCTCGCCCGGGCCAGAGCCGACGAACTGGCACACATGCAGCAGGTCGCCGAGTCGCGGGACGAGTCCGTGGGGCTCCAGCCGATCGCCCGGGAGCTGTGGCGATGGCTTTCCGACGAGGCCCACCGAGGACTCCTGACGCTGTGGGTCGAGAGCTACGCCCGTTCCCTCATCGAACCCGACGGGCCGTGGGCCGGTTTCGCCCGCGACACGGTCAGCGACTGGCTGGCCCTGCTCGCCTCCGGCCAAGCCGCCGCGCTACGTGACACCGAGGCCGCTCGCACCCAGCGCACGGTCGTACTCGCAGTCCTGCGGGGCGCGATGCTGGACCTGCTCGCCACGGGCGAGACCGCGCGCACCACCGCGGCGGTCCACCATCAGCTGACCGCGCTGGGGTGA
- a CDS encoding erythromycin esterase family protein, translating to MATDIKDTAHPLEATALMGLLPARPRMLALGEPTHGEDALLDLRNELFRQLVEQEGYRTIAIESDCMMGLVVDDYVTTGRGTLDEVMEHGFSHGWGASAANRELVRWMRAHNDGRPAAERLRFAGFDGPLEITGAASPRQALTALHGCLSARVEGDLLPCTAETLDRLLGADDRWTSPAAMMDPAESVGRSAEAKELRLLADDLVALLDEQTPHIITATSKDDWDRARLYGRTATGLLRYHFWMADTSPSRMTRLVGLRDSMMAANLLALAERDPALIHAHNGHLQRDKSSMRMGGRPVEWWSAGALVSSRLGEGYAFVATALGTIRHQGVDTPPTDTVEGHLYALPEDRYVVDAHRLAAALGDTQPAPRVSPYYGYAPLDPAHLAAYDGIVYVRDVPQS from the coding sequence ATGGCTACTGACATCAAGGACACCGCCCACCCCCTGGAGGCGACTGCCCTCATGGGGCTGCTCCCGGCCCGGCCGCGGATGCTCGCTCTGGGGGAGCCCACCCACGGTGAGGACGCGCTGCTCGACCTGCGCAACGAGCTCTTCCGGCAACTCGTGGAGCAGGAGGGCTACCGGACGATCGCGATCGAGAGCGACTGCATGATGGGCCTGGTCGTGGACGACTACGTCACCACGGGCCGGGGCACCCTCGACGAAGTCATGGAGCACGGCTTCAGCCACGGCTGGGGCGCGTCAGCGGCCAACCGCGAGCTCGTACGCTGGATGCGCGCCCACAACGACGGCCGGCCCGCGGCCGAGCGGCTCCGCTTCGCCGGCTTCGACGGCCCGCTGGAGATCACCGGCGCCGCGAGCCCCCGGCAGGCCCTCACCGCACTGCACGGCTGCCTTTCGGCCCGGGTGGAAGGCGACCTGCTTCCGTGCACGGCGGAAACGCTCGACCGCCTGCTCGGCGCCGACGACCGGTGGACCAGTCCCGCGGCGATGATGGACCCGGCCGAGTCAGTGGGGCGGTCTGCCGAGGCGAAGGAGCTGCGGCTGCTCGCCGACGATCTGGTGGCGCTGCTCGACGAGCAGACGCCGCACATCATCACGGCGACATCGAAAGACGACTGGGACCGGGCGCGCCTGTACGGTCGCACCGCAACGGGCCTGCTGCGCTACCACTTCTGGATGGCCGACACCTCACCGAGCCGCATGACACGGCTCGTCGGCCTGCGGGATTCGATGATGGCCGCCAACCTCCTCGCCCTCGCCGAACGGGACCCGGCACTGATCCACGCCCACAACGGCCACCTTCAGCGGGACAAGAGCTCGATGCGGATGGGCGGCCGGCCGGTGGAGTGGTGGAGCGCCGGCGCGCTCGTGAGCTCTCGTCTGGGTGAGGGGTACGCCTTCGTGGCCACGGCCCTCGGCACGATCCGGCACCAAGGGGTGGACACCCCGCCCACGGACACCGTCGAAGGTCACCTCTACGCGCTTCCCGAGGATCGCTACGTCGTCGACGCCCACCGGCTGGCCGCCGCCCTCGGCGACACACAGCCGGCCCCCCGCGTGTCCCCCTACTACGGCTACGCCCCACTCGACCCCGCCCACCTGGCCGCATACGACGGGATCGTGTACGTCAGGGACGTCCCGCAGAGCTGA
- a CDS encoding TioE family transcriptional regulator: protein MGPNLQSRVRLRPVDLAREHGLSTQAIRNYEEAGILPAARRTPHGYRTYTSLHAGALRAFLALLPGHGHRTATSIMRAVNQGTDEEAFRLIDESHAQLLDDRRTLQAVKRALGDLEPTTAPGPGAGSESAAVSGPDGTFIGPLAGKLGIRPATLRKWEGAGLVRPRRDPRTGYRVYDDADVRDARLAHQLRRGGYLLEQIAPLIAQVRAAGGLEPLEAALRDWHGRLSARGRAMLTGAAELEAYLRARG from the coding sequence ATGGGACCGAACCTTCAAAGCCGTGTGCGGCTCAGGCCGGTCGATCTGGCACGCGAGCACGGTCTGTCCACACAGGCGATCAGGAACTACGAGGAGGCCGGCATCCTTCCGGCCGCCCGTCGCACACCTCACGGCTACCGCACCTACACGTCACTGCACGCGGGAGCCCTGCGCGCGTTCCTGGCCCTGCTGCCCGGCCACGGCCACCGGACGGCGACGTCGATCATGCGGGCGGTGAATCAGGGCACGGACGAGGAGGCGTTCCGCCTCATCGACGAGAGCCACGCCCAGCTCCTCGACGACCGCCGGACCCTCCAGGCCGTGAAACGCGCACTGGGCGACCTGGAGCCCACCACGGCGCCCGGGCCCGGTGCGGGTTCCGAGTCGGCCGCGGTATCCGGGCCCGACGGCACGTTCATCGGGCCGCTGGCCGGGAAGCTGGGAATCCGCCCCGCGACGTTGCGCAAGTGGGAGGGCGCGGGGCTGGTGCGCCCGCGCCGCGACCCGCGAACCGGATACCGCGTCTACGACGACGCCGACGTACGGGACGCCCGCCTCGCCCATCAACTCAGGCGGGGCGGCTACCTGCTGGAGCAGATCGCCCCGTTGATCGCCCAGGTTCGGGCGGCCGGCGGACTTGAGCCGCTGGAGGCCGCACTGCGTGACTGGCACGGCCGGCTGTCAGCCCGCGGGCGGGCCATGCTGACCGGAGCCGCAGAGCTGGAGGCGTACCTCCGCGCACGCGGCTGA
- the hutG gene encoding formimidoylglutamase — MSAVAAVELTVDVPPERWHGRDDGPGSEHLRWHHAISTGTGAPGPWDAAFVGFRSDEGVRRNKGRQGAANGPRELRAALASMALPAPLTALDAGDIEVSDGELELGHHRLGQVVGPLVDRGVPVVILGGGHEVAYGTYLGLVSTRAVQAGGRLGVLNLDAHFDLRDDVRASSGTPFLQMAQSEERRGHRLNYRVLGISQPSNTAHLFHTADRLGVRYLPDTECGVLNLPAVDAFTDEFIDSHDVLHLSIDLDVLPAAVAPGVSAPAAHGVQMEIIEHVCAKVAASAKPLVVDVAELNPDLDTDHRTARAGARLIHRILTTHHARTTKV; from the coding sequence GTGAGTGCTGTCGCCGCGGTCGAACTCACGGTGGACGTGCCTCCCGAACGCTGGCACGGCCGGGACGACGGCCCCGGGAGCGAGCACCTGCGCTGGCACCACGCGATCAGCACCGGCACCGGCGCCCCGGGGCCGTGGGACGCCGCGTTCGTCGGCTTCCGCTCCGACGAGGGCGTACGCCGCAACAAGGGCCGCCAGGGCGCGGCGAACGGTCCACGCGAACTGCGGGCCGCCCTCGCCTCGATGGCCCTGCCCGCCCCGCTGACCGCGCTCGACGCCGGAGACATCGAAGTCAGCGACGGAGAACTGGAGTTGGGCCACCACCGCCTCGGGCAGGTCGTCGGCCCCCTCGTCGACCGAGGTGTTCCCGTCGTGATCCTCGGCGGCGGCCACGAGGTGGCGTACGGCACGTACCTGGGCCTCGTCTCCACCCGGGCCGTCCAGGCCGGCGGGCGGCTCGGAGTGCTCAACCTCGACGCGCACTTCGACCTCCGTGACGACGTGCGCGCGAGCTCGGGAACGCCGTTCCTGCAGATGGCGCAGAGCGAGGAACGGCGCGGACACCGGCTCAACTACCGGGTCCTCGGCATCAGCCAGCCGAGCAACACCGCGCATCTGTTCCACACCGCCGACCGGCTCGGCGTGCGCTACCTGCCGGACACCGAGTGCGGTGTGCTCAACCTCCCGGCGGTCGACGCCTTCACGGACGAGTTCATCGACAGCCATGACGTGCTGCACCTCAGCATCGACCTCGATGTGCTCCCGGCCGCAGTGGCCCCCGGCGTCAGCGCCCCGGCCGCCCACGGCGTGCAGATGGAGATCATCGAGCACGTCTGCGCCAAGGTGGCGGCAAGCGCAAAGCCGCTCGTGGTCGACGTCGCGGAACTCAACCCGGACCTCGACACCGACCACCGCACCGCCCGAGCGGGCGCCCGCCTGATCCACCGCATCCTGACGACACACCACGCGAGGACCACGAAGGTCTGA
- the hutU gene encoding urocanate hydratase, which produces MTGVSPESRHIRAPRGSELNCLGWQQEGALRMLMNNLDPEVAEHPEDLVVYGGTGKAARDWASFDAIVRTLKTLKDDETMLVQSGKPVGVMRTSEWAPRVLLANSNLVGDWANWEEFRSLEARGLTMYGQMTAGSWIYIGSQGILQGTYETFGAVARKKFNGTLAGTITLTAGLGGMGGAQPLAVTMNDGVAICVDVDPTRIERRIAHRYLDVAADDLDHALSLAIEAKEARRPLSIGLTGNAAEVFPQLLERGAPIDIVTDQTSAHDPLAYLPVGVSVEEWHEQARKDPADFTRRSRESMARHVEAMVGFLDAGAEVFDYGNSIRDEARKAGYQRAFDFPGFVPAHIRPLFEEGLGPFRWAALSGDPKDIEATDRAIMELFPENQHLHRWLKMAAERVEFEGLPARICWLGYGERHRAGVKFNEMVASGELSAPLAIGRDHLDSGSVASPYRETESMLDGSDAIADWPLLNALVNTSSGASWVSIHHGGGVGMGRSIHAGQVCIADGTELAAQKLSRVLTNDPGMGVIRHVDAGYEHAASVAQDRGVRIPMAEGDDPR; this is translated from the coding sequence ATGACCGGCGTTTCCCCCGAGTCCCGCCACATCCGCGCCCCCCGTGGCAGTGAACTCAACTGCCTCGGCTGGCAGCAGGAGGGCGCCCTGCGCATGCTCATGAACAACCTCGACCCCGAGGTCGCCGAGCACCCCGAAGACCTGGTCGTCTACGGCGGAACCGGCAAGGCCGCACGCGACTGGGCGTCCTTCGATGCGATCGTGCGCACCCTCAAGACGCTCAAGGACGACGAGACGATGCTGGTGCAGTCCGGCAAGCCCGTCGGCGTCATGCGCACCAGCGAGTGGGCGCCGCGCGTCCTGCTCGCCAACTCCAACCTGGTCGGCGACTGGGCCAACTGGGAGGAGTTCCGCTCCCTCGAGGCCCGCGGCCTGACCATGTACGGGCAGATGACCGCCGGCTCGTGGATCTACATCGGCAGCCAGGGCATCCTGCAGGGCACCTACGAGACCTTCGGCGCGGTCGCCCGCAAGAAGTTCAACGGCACCCTCGCGGGCACCATCACCCTGACCGCCGGTCTCGGCGGCATGGGCGGCGCCCAGCCCCTCGCGGTGACGATGAACGACGGCGTCGCGATCTGCGTCGACGTCGACCCCACCCGCATCGAGCGCCGCATCGCCCACCGCTACCTCGACGTCGCCGCCGACGACCTGGACCACGCGCTGAGCCTCGCCATCGAGGCCAAGGAGGCCCGCCGCCCGCTGTCCATCGGCCTCACCGGCAACGCCGCCGAGGTGTTCCCCCAGCTCCTCGAGAGGGGCGCGCCGATCGACATCGTGACCGACCAGACCTCCGCGCACGACCCGCTGGCCTACCTCCCCGTGGGCGTCAGCGTCGAGGAGTGGCACGAGCAGGCCCGCAAGGACCCCGCCGACTTCACCCGCCGTTCCCGCGAGTCGATGGCCCGCCACGTCGAGGCCATGGTCGGCTTCCTCGACGCCGGAGCCGAGGTATTCGACTACGGCAACTCGATCCGCGACGAGGCCCGCAAGGCCGGCTACCAGCGCGCCTTCGACTTCCCCGGCTTCGTCCCCGCCCACATCCGGCCGCTGTTCGAAGAGGGCCTCGGCCCCTTCCGGTGGGCGGCCCTGTCCGGTGACCCCAAGGACATCGAGGCCACCGACCGCGCGATCATGGAGCTCTTCCCCGAGAACCAGCACCTGCACCGCTGGCTCAAGATGGCCGCCGAGCGTGTCGAGTTCGAGGGCCTGCCCGCCCGCATCTGCTGGCTGGGCTACGGCGAACGCCACCGCGCCGGCGTCAAGTTCAACGAGATGGTCGCGAGCGGCGAGCTGTCCGCCCCGCTCGCCATCGGCCGCGACCACCTCGACTCCGGCTCGGTCGCCTCGCCGTACCGCGAGACCGAGTCGATGCTCGACGGCTCCGACGCCATCGCCGACTGGCCGCTGCTCAACGCCCTGGTGAACACCTCCTCCGGCGCCTCCTGGGTGTCCATCCACCACGGCGGCGGCGTCGGCATGGGCCGCTCCATCCACGCGGGTCAGGTCTGCATCGCCGACGGCACCGAACTCGCCGCGCAGAAGCTGTCGCGCGTGCTCACCAACGACCCCGGCATGGGCGTCATCCGCCACGTCGACGCCGGCTACGAGCATGCCGCCTCCGTGGCACAGGACCGCGGCGTGCGCATCCCTATGGCCGAGGGGGACGACCCCCGGTGA
- the hutC gene encoding histidine utilization repressor, whose translation MEAAEIARLYARQTPGSAPAYQRIKDLVAAEIAGGRWREGEALPSESQFVESLGLSRMTVNRALRELSADGLLRRVMGVGTFVARRKSSSALAGVHNIADEVRDRGHGYSARVLSLREELPDPEISAQLGLDGRRSAFRSRVVHLEDGAAVQLEDRYVHPDFAPGYLDQDFTAGTPFTFLSEVAPLGKGEHIVEAVLPSAEECEILGIGPSEPCLLIQRRTWSGDAVVSVARLIHPGSRYRLVGTFDAH comes from the coding sequence GTGGAGGCTGCGGAGATCGCCCGGCTCTATGCGCGGCAGACGCCCGGTTCCGCCCCGGCCTATCAGCGGATCAAGGACCTCGTGGCCGCGGAGATCGCGGGTGGGCGCTGGCGCGAGGGTGAGGCGCTTCCCTCGGAGAGCCAGTTCGTCGAGTCGCTGGGCCTGTCCCGTATGACGGTCAACCGCGCCCTGCGCGAGCTGAGCGCCGACGGGCTGCTCCGACGCGTCATGGGCGTGGGCACGTTCGTGGCGCGGCGCAAGAGCAGTTCCGCGCTGGCCGGGGTGCACAACATCGCCGACGAGGTCCGGGACCGCGGGCATGGCTACTCGGCCAGGGTGCTGTCCCTGCGCGAGGAGCTCCCCGACCCCGAGATCAGCGCACAGCTCGGCCTCGACGGGCGGCGCAGCGCGTTCCGCTCACGCGTCGTGCACCTGGAGGACGGTGCGGCGGTCCAGTTGGAGGACCGCTACGTCCACCCGGACTTCGCCCCCGGCTATCTCGACCAGGACTTCACCGCGGGTACGCCGTTCACGTTCCTGTCCGAGGTCGCCCCGCTGGGCAAGGGCGAGCACATCGTCGAGGCGGTCCTGCCGTCCGCCGAGGAGTGCGAGATCCTCGGCATCGGCCCGTCCGAACCGTGTCTGCTCATCCAGCGCCGCACCTGGTCCGGGGATGCCGTCGTGAGCGTCGCCCGGCTGATCCACCCCGGGTCCCGGTACCGCCTGGTGGGGACGTTCGACGCCCACTGA
- a CDS encoding IclR family transcriptional regulator, whose amino-acid sequence MGERTTASSASPAVGRALDILLHLAGRSGPVQAAALARELDIPRSSAYHVLSVLVDRGFVTYLPKEQAYGLGVASFEIGSAYLRHEPLERLARPILRTASARLGQTVHLGIVHGAETVYLLKERPPSNRSGDADISLVTDVGVRLPAHLTANGRALLAHVSPAQVRALFPRQADLITRTGKGPRSLSELLDLLARDRARGWSEEVELVSEGFWSLGVAAFDHNERPVAALSSTWQRHYSRHDTDHVREVLEQGAARLTAAMSGRRPTAKPAPTRAR is encoded by the coding sequence ATGGGTGAACGGACAACGGCGTCCAGTGCCTCGCCCGCCGTCGGACGCGCGCTGGACATCCTGCTGCACCTCGCCGGACGCTCGGGTCCCGTCCAGGCCGCGGCCCTGGCCCGCGAACTCGACATCCCCAGATCGTCCGCGTACCACGTCCTCTCGGTCCTGGTGGACCGCGGCTTCGTCACCTACCTCCCCAAGGAGCAGGCGTACGGTCTCGGGGTCGCGTCCTTCGAGATCGGCTCGGCCTATCTGCGCCACGAACCGCTGGAGCGCCTCGCGCGCCCCATCCTGCGCACCGCCTCGGCACGTCTGGGCCAGACCGTGCACCTGGGCATCGTCCACGGCGCGGAGACCGTCTACCTGCTCAAGGAACGGCCGCCGTCGAACCGGTCCGGTGACGCGGACATCTCCCTCGTCACCGACGTCGGCGTCCGGCTGCCCGCCCACCTGACGGCCAACGGGCGCGCCCTTCTCGCCCACGTGTCCCCGGCACAGGTGCGGGCTCTCTTCCCCCGGCAGGCGGATCTCATCACGCGTACCGGCAAAGGACCCCGCTCGCTGTCGGAACTCCTCGACCTGCTGGCCCGCGACCGCGCCCGCGGCTGGTCGGAGGAGGTCGAGCTGGTCTCCGAGGGCTTCTGGTCGCTGGGCGTCGCGGCCTTCGACCACAACGAACGGCCCGTCGCCGCACTCAGCAGCACCTGGCAACGGCACTACAGCAGGCACGACACCGACCACGTCCGCGAGGTCCTGGAGCAGGGGGCCGCACGACTGACGGCCGCGATGTCCGGCCGACGCCCGACCGCGAAACCAGCCCCCACCCGGGCACGTTGA
- a CDS encoding amino acid permease: MSTDTTSLQRGLKSRHIRFIALGSAIGTGLFYGSSESIKAAGPAVLLAYLIGGAAVFLVLRSLGEMAVSSPCAGSFGEYATKYLGPLPGFLTGWTYALEMVFVCLADITALGVYMSFWFPDVPRWIWLLAAVGIIGAMNLFSVKVFGELEFWLSFAKVVAIIAMILAGLAIIVFGFGGNGDAGVSNLWSNGGFMPNDVRGLVLSFAVVMFAFGGTEIIGVTAGEAQNPEKTIPSAVNSIPIRIVLFYVLTLAVLMSLNPWEHIGAKGSPFVEIFAGIGVASAATVLNVVVIIAALSAINSNIFAAGRIMYGMAERNQAPSVMRRLSRNGVPWMTVVIMIGALLFGVLLNYLMPERVFLVIASIATFATVWVWLMILLSQVSARRRMSAQEVAALKYPAPFWPYGQIITITFMVCVVVLLAFSDSTRIALVVGGVWLALMTCVYYLWLRPRARRAAAADTAPQVPYENESAEGREPSDEDDARAGTEPVHQR, encoded by the coding sequence TTGTCCACCGACACCACGTCCCTGCAACGCGGACTCAAGTCCCGGCACATACGCTTCATCGCCCTGGGTTCCGCCATCGGGACCGGCCTGTTCTACGGCTCCTCGGAGTCCATCAAGGCGGCGGGGCCCGCCGTCCTGCTGGCCTATCTGATCGGTGGCGCCGCGGTCTTCCTCGTCCTGCGCTCGCTGGGCGAGATGGCGGTGAGCAGCCCGTGCGCCGGATCCTTCGGCGAATACGCCACAAAGTACCTCGGACCGCTGCCGGGTTTCCTCACCGGCTGGACGTACGCCCTCGAAATGGTCTTCGTCTGTCTCGCGGACATCACGGCGCTCGGCGTCTACATGAGCTTCTGGTTCCCGGACGTGCCACGGTGGATCTGGCTCCTCGCGGCCGTCGGCATCATCGGCGCGATGAACCTGTTCAGCGTCAAGGTCTTCGGTGAGCTGGAGTTCTGGCTCTCCTTCGCCAAGGTCGTCGCCATCATCGCGATGATCCTCGCCGGCCTTGCGATCATCGTCTTCGGCTTCGGCGGCAACGGCGACGCGGGCGTCTCGAACCTGTGGAGCAACGGCGGGTTCATGCCCAACGACGTCCGGGGCCTGGTCCTGTCCTTCGCCGTGGTGATGTTCGCCTTCGGTGGCACGGAGATCATCGGCGTCACCGCCGGCGAGGCGCAGAACCCGGAGAAGACCATTCCGAGCGCCGTGAACTCCATCCCGATCCGCATCGTGCTCTTCTACGTGCTGACGCTCGCGGTCCTCATGTCGCTCAACCCGTGGGAGCACATCGGCGCGAAGGGCAGCCCGTTCGTCGAGATCTTCGCCGGCATCGGCGTCGCCTCCGCGGCCACCGTGCTGAACGTCGTGGTCATCATCGCGGCCCTGTCCGCGATCAACAGCAACATCTTCGCCGCCGGACGCATCATGTACGGCATGGCCGAGCGCAACCAGGCGCCGTCCGTCATGCGCCGCCTGTCCCGCAACGGCGTGCCGTGGATGACCGTCGTCATCATGATCGGCGCACTCCTCTTCGGCGTGCTCCTGAACTACCTCATGCCCGAGCGGGTGTTCCTCGTCATCGCCTCGATCGCGACCTTCGCCACGGTGTGGGTCTGGCTGATGATCCTGCTGTCCCAGGTCAGCGCGCGCCGCAGGATGTCCGCGCAGGAGGTCGCCGCGCTGAAGTACCCGGCGCCGTTCTGGCCCTACGGCCAGATCATCACCATCACCTTCATGGTCTGCGTCGTGGTGCTCCTCGCGTTCTCGGACAGCACCCGGATCGCGCTGGTCGTCGGCGGGGTGTGGCTGGCCCTGATGACGTGCGTGTACTACCTCTGGCTGCGCCCCCGGGCCCGCCGGGCGGCAGCGGCCGACACCGCACCGCAGGTCCCGTACGAGAACGAGTCCGCCGAAGGCCGGGAGCCCTCGGACGAGGATGACGCCAGGGCCGGGACGGAGCCCGTGCACCAGCGATAA
- the hutH gene encoding histidine ammonia-lyase — translation MNETFVGVGPLSVADVVSVARHGARVTLTHEALGEIAQSRKVVENLANDVVPHYGVSTGFGALATRHIPLELRAQLQRSLVRSHAAGSGAEVEREVVRALMLLRLSTLATGRTGVRPDTAQAYADLLNAGITPVVHEYGSLGCSGDLAPLAHCALAVMGEGQVRDAKGDLMPAADALAAAGLSPVTLHEKEGLALINGTDGMLGQLVMAAHDLQMLLRTADIAAAMSVEGQLGTDAVFAADLQALRPHPGQGSSAANLTALLKGSEIVASHRGPECTRVQDAYSLRCTPQVHGAARDTLAHAETVAARELASAIDNPVVTPDGRVESNGNFHGAPVACVLDFLAISVADVASVSERRTDRFLDVARNHGLNAFLADDPGVDSGHMIAQYTQAGIVSELKRLAAPASVDSIPSSAMQEDHVSMGWAAARKLRRAIDGLTRVVAVEILTAARALDLRGPLAPAPATAAVLAGLRRDVEGPGTDRYLAPEIEAAVQFVATGGALAAAESVTGPLG, via the coding sequence ATGAACGAAACCTTCGTAGGGGTCGGCCCCCTCTCCGTCGCCGATGTCGTGTCCGTCGCCCGGCACGGGGCCCGCGTGACCCTCACCCACGAAGCCCTGGGCGAGATAGCCCAGAGCCGCAAGGTGGTCGAGAACCTCGCCAACGACGTCGTGCCCCACTACGGCGTCTCCACGGGCTTCGGTGCCCTGGCCACCCGCCACATCCCGCTGGAGCTGCGCGCGCAGCTCCAGCGCAGCCTCGTGCGCTCGCACGCCGCCGGCTCCGGCGCCGAGGTCGAGCGCGAGGTCGTCCGCGCCCTCATGCTCCTGCGTCTGTCGACGCTCGCCACCGGCCGCACCGGTGTGCGCCCCGACACCGCCCAGGCCTACGCCGACCTGCTCAACGCCGGCATCACCCCGGTCGTCCACGAGTACGGCTCGCTCGGCTGCTCCGGCGACCTCGCGCCGCTCGCCCACTGCGCCCTCGCCGTCATGGGCGAGGGCCAGGTGCGTGACGCGAAGGGCGACCTGATGCCCGCCGCGGACGCGCTCGCCGCCGCCGGCCTCTCCCCCGTCACGCTGCACGAGAAGGAGGGCCTGGCCCTCATCAACGGCACCGACGGCATGCTCGGCCAACTCGTCATGGCCGCGCACGACTTGCAGATGCTGCTGCGCACCGCCGACATCGCCGCCGCCATGAGCGTCGAGGGCCAGCTCGGCACGGACGCCGTGTTCGCCGCCGACCTCCAGGCCCTGCGCCCGCACCCGGGCCAGGGTTCGAGTGCCGCCAACCTCACCGCCCTTCTGAAGGGTTCGGAGATCGTCGCGAGCCACCGCGGTCCGGAGTGCACTCGGGTCCAGGACGCGTACTCGTTGCGCTGCACCCCGCAGGTCCACGGCGCCGCCCGCGACACGCTGGCGCACGCCGAGACGGTCGCCGCGCGTGAGCTGGCCAGCGCCATCGACAACCCCGTCGTCACGCCGGACGGCCGCGTCGAGTCCAACGGCAACTTCCACGGCGCGCCCGTGGCCTGTGTCCTGGACTTCCTGGCCATCTCCGTCGCCGACGTGGCCTCCGTCAGTGAGCGGCGTACCGACCGCTTCCTCGACGTCGCGCGCAACCACGGCCTGAACGCGTTCCTCGCCGACGACCCGGGCGTGGACTCCGGCCACATGATCGCCCAGTACACCCAGGCGGGCATCGTCTCCGAGCTCAAGCGCCTCGCCGCGCCCGCCTCGGTCGACTCCATCCCCTCCAGCGCCATGCAGGAGGACCACGTCTCCATGGGGTGGGCCGCGGCCCGCAAGCTGCGCCGCGCCATCGACGGCCTGACCCGCGTGGTCGCCGTCGAGATCCTCACCGCGGCCCGCGCGCTCGACCTCCGTGGCCCCCTGGCCCCGGCGCCCGCCACGGCGGCCGTCCTGGCCGGACTGCGCCGCGATGTCGAGGGCCCCGGCACCGACCGGTACCTCGCTCCCGAGATCGAGGCCGCCGTGCAGTTCGTGGCCACCGGCGGCGCCCTCGCGGCCGCCGAGTCGGTGACCGGCCCGCTGGGCTGA
- a CDS encoding IclR family transcriptional regulator: protein MSPVPAAAQVLAILRYLAGQAGPVPAAAISRDVGLPRSTTYHLLDTLAREGFVVHLLEERRYGLGVGAFELASGYSRQAPFQRLARVPLAKLVDSTGHNAHLAVLHGREVIYVIEERAPGRSPLVTEVGVRLPAHLTASGRAVLARLPQAQVRALFPDASAFVLLNESGPGSLTALRQLLVEARRRGYATEDGEVTPGFASVAAAVLDHGAHPVAGVAVTFPGDEVGAEQQRRIAAQVTRTANQLSRRIGGVADAQAHTRTAGHLT from the coding sequence ATGTCTCCCGTTCCCGCCGCCGCCCAGGTGCTGGCCATCCTCCGCTATCTCGCGGGCCAGGCAGGGCCCGTTCCCGCCGCGGCGATCAGCCGTGACGTCGGGCTTCCCCGTTCGACGACGTACCACCTGCTCGACACCCTGGCGCGCGAGGGCTTCGTCGTGCACCTGCTGGAGGAGCGACGCTACGGACTGGGCGTCGGCGCCTTCGAACTCGCCTCCGGATACAGCAGGCAGGCGCCCTTCCAGCGCCTGGCACGTGTGCCGCTGGCGAAGCTCGTCGACAGCACGGGCCACAACGCGCACCTCGCTGTACTCCATGGCCGCGAGGTCATCTACGTGATCGAGGAACGGGCGCCCGGACGTTCGCCCCTGGTGACCGAGGTGGGGGTGCGGCTGCCGGCCCACCTCACCGCCAGCGGCCGGGCGGTCCTGGCCCGGCTGCCGCAGGCGCAGGTGCGGGCCCTGTTCCCCGACGCGTCGGCCTTCGTCCTGCTCAACGAGTCCGGTCCCGGTTCGCTGACCGCGCTGCGCCAACTCCTCGTGGAAGCACGCCGACGCGGGTACGCCACGGAGGACGGCGAGGTGACGCCCGGCTTCGCGTCCGTGGCGGCCGCCGTCCTCGACCACGGCGCACACCCTGTCGCCGGTGTGGCGGTCACCTTTCCCGGCGACGAGGTCGGGGCCGAGCAACAGCGGCGGATCGCCGCGCAGGTGACCCGCACGGCGAACCAACTGAGCCGGCGCATCGGCGGGGTGGCCGACGCCCAGGCGCATACGCGGACGGCGGGACACCTCACCTAG